One region of Sphingomonas kaistensis genomic DNA includes:
- a CDS encoding primosomal protein N', which yields MPLPRARVVTLNAALGPLDYRVPDGMAVEPGSVVVAPLGPRQLVGVAWEAERLPSEEVGDNRLRPLAGLIDVPPIPAPLRRLCEWTADYYLSPLASVLRMVLPSSSALEGSRQLTEYRLTGVRPDRLTPQRTQALDRLEGRQGTIRELAAHAEVSDAVLRGLVNSGALERIQVEADQPLTCHDPDFAPPKLSDDQQTAADSLVAAIGGGFDPVLLDGITGSGKTEVYFEAVAESVRKGLQVLVLLPEIALTQPFLKRFAARFGCEPTAWHSDLRSSQRRRAWRGIASGEAKVVVGARSALFLPYANLGLIVVDEAHEASFKQEEGVQYHARDVAVMRARFEDIPVILSSATPALETRHMVETGRYRELQLRERHAGAQLPTLTALDLTADPPPRGRWIAPQLVSEIEANLAAGEQSLLFLNRRGFAPLTLCRTCGHRFQCPNCTAWMVEHRLMRRLACHHCGLVIPPPEACPECGDKDSLVACGPGVERIADEVQALFPDARTAIVTSDTIWSPARAAEFVRQMEEGEIDIVVGTQLVTKGYHFPNLTLVGVIDADLGLAGGDLRAAERTFQQISQVAGRAGRGGKPGRVLVQTHQPDAPVIAALVSGDTEQFVAAETGSRQEAGMPPFGRLAAIVVSAEDKAEAEQTATRIGRKAPQVEGMAVYGPAPAPLAMLRGRHRFRLLVHARRSLDVQDVIRDWLGNVEWTAKVRVAVDVDPYSFL from the coding sequence GTGCCCCTTCCCCGCGCCCGTGTCGTCACCCTGAACGCCGCCCTCGGCCCCCTCGACTATCGCGTGCCCGACGGCATGGCGGTCGAGCCGGGCAGCGTAGTCGTCGCGCCGCTGGGCCCGCGCCAGCTGGTCGGGGTGGCATGGGAAGCCGAGCGGCTGCCGAGCGAAGAAGTCGGCGACAACCGCCTGCGCCCGCTGGCCGGCCTGATCGATGTGCCGCCCATCCCCGCCCCGCTGCGCCGCCTGTGCGAATGGACCGCCGACTATTACCTTTCGCCGCTGGCCTCGGTGCTGCGGATGGTGCTGCCGTCTTCCTCGGCGTTGGAAGGGTCGCGCCAGCTGACCGAATATCGCCTGACCGGCGTGCGGCCCGATCGCCTGACCCCGCAGCGCACCCAGGCGCTCGACCGGCTCGAAGGCCGGCAGGGCACGATCCGTGAGCTTGCGGCCCATGCCGAGGTCAGCGACGCGGTCTTACGCGGGCTCGTCAACAGCGGTGCGCTGGAGCGGATCCAGGTCGAGGCCGACCAGCCGCTGACCTGCCATGACCCTGATTTCGCGCCGCCCAAGCTCAGCGATGACCAGCAGACGGCCGCCGACAGCCTGGTCGCGGCGATCGGCGGCGGCTTCGATCCCGTTCTGCTCGACGGCATCACCGGGTCGGGAAAGACCGAAGTCTATTTCGAGGCCGTTGCAGAATCCGTCCGAAAGGGTCTGCAAGTCCTCGTGCTCCTGCCCGAGATCGCCCTTACCCAGCCGTTCCTCAAACGGTTCGCCGCGCGCTTCGGCTGCGAGCCGACCGCATGGCACAGCGATCTCCGCTCGTCCCAGCGGCGCCGCGCCTGGCGGGGAATTGCGAGCGGCGAAGCCAAGGTGGTAGTCGGCGCCCGCTCGGCCCTGTTCCTGCCTTACGCCAACCTCGGGCTGATCGTCGTCGACGAAGCCCACGAGGCGAGCTTCAAGCAGGAGGAGGGGGTCCAGTATCACGCTCGCGACGTTGCGGTGATGCGGGCGCGGTTCGAGGACATTCCGGTGATCCTCTCCTCCGCCACCCCCGCGCTCGAAACGCGGCACATGGTCGAAACCGGCCGCTACCGCGAATTGCAGCTTCGCGAGCGTCATGCCGGAGCGCAACTGCCAACTCTCACCGCGCTCGATCTCACTGCCGATCCGCCGCCGCGCGGGCGCTGGATCGCGCCGCAACTGGTGAGCGAGATCGAGGCCAATCTGGCAGCTGGCGAGCAGAGCCTGCTCTTCCTCAATCGCCGCGGCTTCGCGCCGCTGACCCTGTGCCGGACCTGCGGGCATCGCTTTCAGTGCCCCAATTGCACCGCATGGATGGTCGAGCACCGGCTGATGCGCCGCCTCGCCTGCCACCATTGCGGCCTGGTCATCCCGCCGCCCGAGGCTTGTCCCGAATGCGGCGACAAGGACAGCCTGGTCGCCTGCGGCCCGGGGGTCGAGCGGATCGCCGACGAGGTGCAGGCCCTCTTCCCCGACGCGCGCACCGCGATCGTCACGTCCGACACCATCTGGAGTCCGGCGCGCGCCGCCGAATTCGTCCGGCAGATGGAGGAAGGCGAGATCGACATCGTGGTCGGCACCCAGCTCGTCACGAAGGGCTATCACTTCCCCAACCTGACGCTGGTGGGCGTGATCGACGCCGATCTCGGCCTTGCCGGCGGCGACCTGCGCGCGGCGGAACGGACCTTCCAACAGATCAGCCAGGTCGCGGGCCGGGCCGGGCGCGGCGGCAAACCCGGGCGGGTGCTGGTCCAGACCCACCAGCCCGACGCCCCGGTCATCGCCGCCCTCGTCAGCGGCGACACCGAGCAGTTCGTGGCGGCCGAAACCGGATCGCGGCAGGAAGCCGGCATGCCCCCGTTCGGCCGCCTCGCCGCGATCGTGGTCAGCGCCGAGGACAAGGCGGAAGCCGAGCAGACCGCCACCCGGATCGGACGCAAGGCCCCGCAGGTCGAGGGGATGGCGGTCTATGGTCCAGCCCCCGCCCCGCTGGCGATGCTTCGCGGCCGTCACCGTTTCCGCCTGCTGGTCCACGCCCGTCGCAGCCTCGACGTGCAGGATGTCATCCGCGACTGGCTCGGCAACGTCGAATGGACCGCAAAGGTCAGGGTTGCGGTTGACGTCGACCCGTATTCCTTTCTTTAA
- the paaA gene encoding 1,2-phenylacetyl-CoA epoxidase subunit PaaA, with amino-acid sequence MYTTDLSKSGSAKVQPIGPAEDPALLEAFEARVAADEFIEPKDWMPEAYRRTLTRQISQHAHSEIVGMLPEGNWITRAPSLRRKAILLAKVQDEAGHGLYLYCAAETLGTSREEMIEALHSGKAKYSTIFNYPTLTWADIGAIGWLVDGAAIMNQVPLQRTSYGPYARAMVRVCKEESFHQRQGYEISMQLARGTAEQKRMMQDAFNRWWWPSLMMFGPPDDNSPNTAQSMRWRIKRETNDELRQKFVDITVPQAEFIGLTVPDPDLKWNEEKGGYDFGTIDWEEFYSVVKGEGPVARERITARRDAWEKNAWVREAAQAHEAKKQARKAAA; translated from the coding sequence ATGTACACGACCGATCTCTCCAAGTCCGGCAGCGCCAAGGTCCAGCCGATCGGCCCCGCCGAGGATCCCGCACTGCTCGAGGCCTTCGAAGCCCGCGTCGCGGCGGACGAGTTCATCGAGCCCAAGGACTGGATGCCCGAAGCCTATCGCCGGACGCTCACCCGGCAGATCAGCCAGCATGCGCATAGCGAGATCGTCGGCATGCTGCCCGAAGGCAACTGGATCACCCGCGCGCCCTCGCTGCGCCGCAAGGCGATCCTGCTCGCCAAGGTGCAGGACGAGGCGGGGCATGGCCTGTACCTCTATTGCGCGGCGGAGACGCTGGGCACGAGCCGCGAGGAGATGATCGAGGCGCTCCACTCGGGCAAGGCCAAGTACAGCACCATCTTCAACTATCCGACGCTGACCTGGGCCGACATCGGCGCGATCGGCTGGCTGGTCGATGGCGCGGCGATCATGAACCAGGTCCCGCTGCAGCGGACCAGCTACGGCCCCTACGCCCGCGCGATGGTTCGCGTGTGCAAGGAAGAAAGCTTCCACCAGCGCCAGGGCTATGAGATCAGCATGCAGCTCGCCCGCGGCACCGCGGAGCAGAAGCGGATGATGCAGGACGCTTTCAACCGCTGGTGGTGGCCGAGCCTGATGATGTTCGGGCCGCCCGACGACAATTCGCCCAACACCGCCCAGTCGATGCGCTGGCGGATCAAGCGCGAGACCAATGACGAACTGCGTCAGAAGTTCGTCGATATCACCGTGCCGCAGGCCGAATTCATCGGGCTGACCGTTCCCGATCCCGACCTCAAGTGGAACGAGGAAAAGGGCGGCTACGACTTCGGCACGATCGACTGGGAGGAATTCTACTCGGTGGTGAAGGGCGAGGGCCCGGTCGCCAGGGAGCGGATCACCGCCCGCCGCGACGCATGGGAGAAGAATGCCTGGGTGCGCGAAGCAGCGCAGGCGCACGAAGCGAAGAAGCAGGCGCGCAAGGCCGCGGCTTGA